In Mercenaria mercenaria strain notata chromosome 14, MADL_Memer_1, whole genome shotgun sequence, the following are encoded in one genomic region:
- the LOC123526501 gene encoding uncharacterized protein LOC123526501 isoform X1 — protein sequence MATMEDVDYSKKAKEAEEITSKGLCNFVLGEFNAFTQTTKNIDKLKIKENHRIGKPAYTNMSKDAYKNIMRGKARQNPFQICKCYMPYNRKLLNYIEKADFYTLINVICDFVPFQERLSDVEPLYFKAREQAEYIDRLAMKALLTEKELLDYVDLLIRLLVKVEAVDKDTSISDARKDLEKMKISLEPPAYKRYTFSIEAWNTCIDTLDKKKVYMLLDSAQLPDMKTLNRLCQNDAFGRKSDVAIDVCKKICAFMKSFSTAITDVWPSRKAVPLQENEKFDIKFVVITEKLEQKSMEDLEKHIQSYYDVLPLRDCDHFSSEEEDVMNYKGKVLTDEDRDKIRACISKNANILLQKHTYLSVISGSQFRSVGYGRGSHEILDTPCIVLNVHYKGYIPIDEEPFSSEYDGVKVDVREDVFILYNQTAQEKHDNLKYGCLISGEKDESGRPAGTLSGFAIHPEYGLCGLSCSHTLLSPSELNKINQQGQIDWSLPSLPTEQNKTQKNVYQPFKNDAVKDKNRIGQLVKVIYRSGTAASQGMDACGMDVALFQLSKRLPESSDFPVVQVSEDSQEKIQAQFESGAVAGFAWHDETALFSKYGAITGYTVGIPLDSGISCKQTCTWTYYKKSDNPQVEFEFTLHNQLCFIKDKNKNCHIMPWDRPHKSNERFAWKGDSGSLMYRQTTDGNLVCVGIIEGGRKGKNARCYVTPILPVLKAMGITNFKNFESERMGKDVKSLVTDMKEMKEEMAELKSTVKTLDEDVKKMKKEMTDINSTMAKGFADVLEKFNQKEMSNISLEESEPNA from the exons ATGGCTACAATGGAAGACGTGGACTACTCTAAAAAGGCTAAAGAAGCTGAGGAAATCACTTCCAAAGGGTTGTGCAACTTCGTCCTTGGAGAATTTAATGCGTTTacacaaacaacaaaaaacattgacaaacttaaaattaaagaaaaccatAGAATAGGAAAGCCTGCCTATACGAATATGTCCAAGGATGCCTATAAGAATATAATGCGTGGGAAGGCAAGACAGAACCCATTTCAGATTTGCAAGTGTTACATGCCATATAACAGGAAGTTATTAAACTATATTGAAAAAGCGGATTTCTATACCTTGATAAATGTTATATGCGACTTTGTACCCTTCCAGGAAAGGTTGTCAGATGTAGAACCTCTATACTTTAAG GCTAGAGAACAAGCAGAATATATTGACCGACTTGCAATGAAAGCATTGTTGACAGAGAAGGAACTGTTGGATTATGTTGACCTACTAATTAGGCTTTTAGTCAAAGTAGAAGCTGTAGATAAAGACACGTCGATTTCTGACGCTAGGAAAGATCTGGAGAAG ATGAAAATTTCACTAGAACCTCCAGCATACAAACGCTACACCTTTTCCATTGAAG CCTGGAATACCTGTATTGACACATTAGACAAGAAAAAAGTTTATATGCTTCTGGATTCCGCACAACTCCCTGACATGAAAACACTCAACAGATTATGCCAAAATGATGCATTTGGAAGAAAATCTGATGTTGCGATAGACGTGTGCAAGAAGATATGTGCTTTCATGAAAAGTTTCAGTACTGCTATCACCGACGTTTGGCCATCAAGGAAAGCAGTTCCTTTACAAGAAAATGAGAAATTCGACATCAAATTTGTTGTAATAACAGAAAAATTGGAACAGAAAAGTATGGAGGACTTAGAAAAGCATATACAATCATATTACGACGTACTTCCACTTCGAGACTGCGATCATTTTAGTTCAGAGGAAGAAGATGTGATGAACTATAAGGGTAAAGTGCTGACTGACGAAGATCGAGATAAAATAAGAGCTTGTATAAGTAAAAACGCAAACATATTACTACAGAAACATACATACCTCAGTGTTATTTCTGGAAGCCAGTTTAGATCCGTTGGGTACGGCAGAGGTAGCCATGAAATCTTAGATACTCCGTGCATTGTTCTGAATGTTCACTACAAGGGCTATATTCCCATTGACGAAGAGCCATTTAGTAGTGAGTACGACGGAGTAAAGGTCGATGTCAGAGAGGACGTCTTTATTCTCTATAACCAGACGGCGCAAGAAAAACATGACAATCTGAAATATGGCTGTCTCATTAGTGGCGAAAAAGACGAAAGCGGACGTCCAGCAGGAACACTTAGTGGTTTCGCTATTCATCCCGAATATGGCCTATGTGGACTGTCCTGCTCCCATACCCTGCTGTCACCATctgaactaaacaaaataaaccaacaAGGTCAAATAGATTGGAGTCTACCTTCGTTGCCAACGGAACAAAACAAAACTCAGAAAAACGTCTATCAGCCATTTAAAAACGATGCCGTTAAAGACAAAAATAGAATTGGGCAATTGGTAAAGGTAATTTACCGAAGTGGTACTGCAGCTTCTCAAGGAATGGATGCGTGTGGTATGGATGTTGCGCTTTTTCAGTTAAGCAAGAGGTTACCAGAGTCGAGTGACTTTCCAGTTGTACAAG TGTCCGAAGATTCGCAAG aaaaaatacAAGCACAGTTTGAGAGTGGAGCAGTCGCAGGATTTGCTTGGCATGACGAAACAGCATTATTTTCTAAGTATGGAGCCATCACTGGTTACACTGTTGGAATACCTCTTGACTCTGGTATATCCTGTAAACAAACTTGCACATGGACTTATTATAAGAAGTCAGACAATCCACAAGTGGAGTTCGAATTCACATTACACAACCAGCTATGTTTTATAaaggacaaaaataaaaattgtcatATTATGCCATGGGACAGACCACATAAAAGTAACGAAAGATTTGCTTGGAAAGGAGATTCGGGATCATTGATGTATCGTCAAACAACAGATGGTAACTTAGTATGTGTTGGAATAATTGAAGGTGGTAGAAAGGGAAAAAACGCAAGATGTTATGTTACGCCCATTTTGCCGGTTCTTAAAGCAATGGGCATAACGAACTTCAAAAATTTTGAAAGCGAGCGTATGGGGAAGGATGTGAAATCGTTAGTCACAGAtatgaaagaaatgaaagaagAGATGGCAGAGTTAAAGAGCACAGTTAAAACATTAGATGAAGAtgtgaaaaagatgaaaaaagagATGACGGATATAAATAGCACAATGGCAAAAGGCTTTGCAGATGTTTTAGAAAAGTTTAACCAAAAGGAAATGTCTAACATTTCACTTGAGGAATCAGAACCGAATGCTTGA
- the LOC123526501 gene encoding uncharacterized protein LOC123526501 isoform X2, with protein sequence MATMEDVDYSKKAKEAEEITSKGLCNFVLGEFNAFTQTTKNIDKLKIKENHRIGKPAYTNMSKDAYKNIMRGKARQNPFQICKCYMPYNRKLLNYIEKADFYTLINVICDFVPFQERLSDVEPLYFKAREQAEYIDRLAMKALLTEKELLDYVDLLIRLLVKVEAVDKDTSISDARKDLEKMKISLEPPAYKRYTFSIEAWNTCIDTLDKKKVYMLLDSAQLPDMKTLNRLCQNDAFGRKSDVAIDVCKKICAFMKSFSTAITDVWPSRKAVPLQENEKFDIKFVVITEKLEQKSMEDLEKHIQSYYDVLPLRDCDHFSSEEEDVMNYKGKVLTDEDRDKIRACISKNANILLQKHTYLSVISGSQFRSVGYGRGSHEILDTPCIVLNVHYKGYIPIDEEPFSSEYDGVKVDVREDVFILYNQTAQEKHDNLKYGCLISGEKDESGRPAGTLSGFAIHPEYGLCGLSCSHTLLSPSELNKINQQGQIDWSLPSLPTEQNKTQKNVYQPFKNDAVKDKNRIGQLVKVIYRSGTAASQGMDACGMDVALFQLSKRLPESSDFPVVQEKIQAQFESGAVAGFAWHDETALFSKYGAITGYTVGIPLDSGISCKQTCTWTYYKKSDNPQVEFEFTLHNQLCFIKDKNKNCHIMPWDRPHKSNERFAWKGDSGSLMYRQTTDGNLVCVGIIEGGRKGKNARCYVTPILPVLKAMGITNFKNFESERMGKDVKSLVTDMKEMKEEMAELKSTVKTLDEDVKKMKKEMTDINSTMAKGFADVLEKFNQKEMSNISLEESEPNA encoded by the exons ATGGCTACAATGGAAGACGTGGACTACTCTAAAAAGGCTAAAGAAGCTGAGGAAATCACTTCCAAAGGGTTGTGCAACTTCGTCCTTGGAGAATTTAATGCGTTTacacaaacaacaaaaaacattgacaaacttaaaattaaagaaaaccatAGAATAGGAAAGCCTGCCTATACGAATATGTCCAAGGATGCCTATAAGAATATAATGCGTGGGAAGGCAAGACAGAACCCATTTCAGATTTGCAAGTGTTACATGCCATATAACAGGAAGTTATTAAACTATATTGAAAAAGCGGATTTCTATACCTTGATAAATGTTATATGCGACTTTGTACCCTTCCAGGAAAGGTTGTCAGATGTAGAACCTCTATACTTTAAG GCTAGAGAACAAGCAGAATATATTGACCGACTTGCAATGAAAGCATTGTTGACAGAGAAGGAACTGTTGGATTATGTTGACCTACTAATTAGGCTTTTAGTCAAAGTAGAAGCTGTAGATAAAGACACGTCGATTTCTGACGCTAGGAAAGATCTGGAGAAG ATGAAAATTTCACTAGAACCTCCAGCATACAAACGCTACACCTTTTCCATTGAAG CCTGGAATACCTGTATTGACACATTAGACAAGAAAAAAGTTTATATGCTTCTGGATTCCGCACAACTCCCTGACATGAAAACACTCAACAGATTATGCCAAAATGATGCATTTGGAAGAAAATCTGATGTTGCGATAGACGTGTGCAAGAAGATATGTGCTTTCATGAAAAGTTTCAGTACTGCTATCACCGACGTTTGGCCATCAAGGAAAGCAGTTCCTTTACAAGAAAATGAGAAATTCGACATCAAATTTGTTGTAATAACAGAAAAATTGGAACAGAAAAGTATGGAGGACTTAGAAAAGCATATACAATCATATTACGACGTACTTCCACTTCGAGACTGCGATCATTTTAGTTCAGAGGAAGAAGATGTGATGAACTATAAGGGTAAAGTGCTGACTGACGAAGATCGAGATAAAATAAGAGCTTGTATAAGTAAAAACGCAAACATATTACTACAGAAACATACATACCTCAGTGTTATTTCTGGAAGCCAGTTTAGATCCGTTGGGTACGGCAGAGGTAGCCATGAAATCTTAGATACTCCGTGCATTGTTCTGAATGTTCACTACAAGGGCTATATTCCCATTGACGAAGAGCCATTTAGTAGTGAGTACGACGGAGTAAAGGTCGATGTCAGAGAGGACGTCTTTATTCTCTATAACCAGACGGCGCAAGAAAAACATGACAATCTGAAATATGGCTGTCTCATTAGTGGCGAAAAAGACGAAAGCGGACGTCCAGCAGGAACACTTAGTGGTTTCGCTATTCATCCCGAATATGGCCTATGTGGACTGTCCTGCTCCCATACCCTGCTGTCACCATctgaactaaacaaaataaaccaacaAGGTCAAATAGATTGGAGTCTACCTTCGTTGCCAACGGAACAAAACAAAACTCAGAAAAACGTCTATCAGCCATTTAAAAACGATGCCGTTAAAGACAAAAATAGAATTGGGCAATTGGTAAAGGTAATTTACCGAAGTGGTACTGCAGCTTCTCAAGGAATGGATGCGTGTGGTATGGATGTTGCGCTTTTTCAGTTAAGCAAGAGGTTACCAGAGTCGAGTGACTTTCCAGTTGTACAAG aaaaaatacAAGCACAGTTTGAGAGTGGAGCAGTCGCAGGATTTGCTTGGCATGACGAAACAGCATTATTTTCTAAGTATGGAGCCATCACTGGTTACACTGTTGGAATACCTCTTGACTCTGGTATATCCTGTAAACAAACTTGCACATGGACTTATTATAAGAAGTCAGACAATCCACAAGTGGAGTTCGAATTCACATTACACAACCAGCTATGTTTTATAaaggacaaaaataaaaattgtcatATTATGCCATGGGACAGACCACATAAAAGTAACGAAAGATTTGCTTGGAAAGGAGATTCGGGATCATTGATGTATCGTCAAACAACAGATGGTAACTTAGTATGTGTTGGAATAATTGAAGGTGGTAGAAAGGGAAAAAACGCAAGATGTTATGTTACGCCCATTTTGCCGGTTCTTAAAGCAATGGGCATAACGAACTTCAAAAATTTTGAAAGCGAGCGTATGGGGAAGGATGTGAAATCGTTAGTCACAGAtatgaaagaaatgaaagaagAGATGGCAGAGTTAAAGAGCACAGTTAAAACATTAGATGAAGAtgtgaaaaagatgaaaaaagagATGACGGATATAAATAGCACAATGGCAAAAGGCTTTGCAGATGTTTTAGAAAAGTTTAACCAAAAGGAAATGTCTAACATTTCACTTGAGGAATCAGAACCGAATGCTTGA